The following nucleotide sequence is from Candidatus Deferrimicrobiaceae bacterium.
CGAGGAACGCCCGGTAGATCTCCCCGGTCGCGAGCGTGGCCGCCAGCGGCAGGTACCCGCCGGTCATCCCCTTGGCGACCGCCAGGATGTCCGGCGCGACCCCCTCCTGCTCGCAGGCGAACATCGTCCCCGTCCGCCCGAAACCCGTGGCCACCTCGTCGCAGATGAGGAGGATGCCGCATTCCCGCGTCACCGCCCGGAGCCTCGCAAGGTACCCTTCCGGCATCAGCAGCATCCCCGCCGCCCCCTGCACGAGCGGTTCGACGATCGCGGCGGCGAGCCGGTCTTTCCGGGCCCGCATCTCCGCCTCCATCCGCTCCGCGCAGAAAAGATCGCAGGAAGGCCGGGTCAGGCCGTAGGGGCAGCGGTAGCAGTGGGGGGCGGGAATCCTCCGGGTCGAGAACAGCAGCGGGCGGAAGATCTTGTGGAAGAGGTCGATCCCGCCGGCGGAAACGGAGCCGATCGTGTCGCCGTGGTACGCCTCGGAGAGGGTGAGAAACTCCTGCCTCGCCCGTCCCCCTCCCTCCTGCTGGCGCCAGTACTGGAACGCCATCTTGATGGCGATCTCCATCGCGGTGGATCCGTTATCGGAATAGAAGACGCGCGAGAGCCCCGGGGGGGCGACGGCCAGAAGCTTCTCCGCGAGTTCGATCGCGGGAGCGTGGGACAGCCCCAGGAAGGTCGAATGGGCCACCCGGTCGAGCTGGGAGCGGATGGCGTCGTCGATCTCCTTCCTGCGGTGCCCGAACAGGTTCACCCAAAGCGACGAGACGCCGTCGAAATATTTCCGCCCCTCCGTGTCGAAGAGGTAGTT
It contains:
- the bioA gene encoding adenosylmethionine--8-amino-7-oxononanoate transaminase; this encodes MERTGRLQTRDKATIWHPFTQMADWEKDDPLVIERGEGNYLFDTEGRKYFDGVSSLWVNLFGHRRKEIDDAIRSQLDRVAHSTFLGLSHAPAIELAEKLLAVAPPGLSRVFYSDNGSTAMEIAIKMAFQYWRQQEGGGRARQEFLTLSEAYHGDTIGSVSAGGIDLFHKIFRPLLFSTRRIPAPHCYRCPYGLTRPSCDLFCAERMEAEMRARKDRLAAAIVEPLVQGAAGMLLMPEGYLARLRAVTRECGILLICDEVATGFGRTGTMFACEQEGVAPDILAVAKGMTGGYLPLAATLATGEIYRAFLGRYEEFKTFFHGHSYTANPLGCAAAIATLSIFEREEVLPRVSRLSETMARELAELSGHRNVGEIRRKGLMAGIEIVADRGTRERFPAGEKIGQRVVRKVRERGVILRPLGDVIVLMPPLSSSESEIEFLVRSAAWAIEAVLGGGHS